In the genome of Ureibacillus sp. FSL W7-1570, the window TTACCAGGAGCGGTGCTATCCCTAATGATGGTTCATCAAGAAGCAGCAATTTCGGTTTTGCCATGAGTCCCCTGCCAATGGCCAACATTTGCTGTTCTCCGCCGGACAAATATCCCGCTTTGCGATGTTCGAGCATTTTCAATTTAGGAAAGTATCCGTAAATTTTTTCAATATCCTTTTTTATGGCAGAACGGTCTTTTCTTGTATAAGCCCCCGCATACAAATTTTCTTCCACAGTCAAGTCTTTGAAGATTCGACGGCCTTCCATGCACAAAAAAATTCCTTTTTTCACCAATTGATCCGGTGAAGTATTGTTTATGATTTCTCCTTGAAATTCTATTGTTCCGTCTGTAATATGCCCATCTTCCGCCGCCAAGAGTCCCGAGATGGCTTTTAATGTGGTGGATTTCCCCGCACCATTGCTGCCAAGCAAGGCAACAATTTGGCCTTCCTTGACATGCAGTGAAATTCCTCTCAATGCAAGTATCATTTTTTGATATACCGCTTCCAAATTATTTACACGGAGCATTATTTTTATCCCCTTTCATCAACATTAAAGAGAAAAGGGACAATGTCGTTTTGTCCCTTTTCGGATTTTCTCCATCTATTAATCGTTATGGCTGAAGTAATCAGTAATCGGCTCCCATTTTCCATTTTTTACAATACCCAAACGAGTCTTTTC includes:
- a CDS encoding ABC transporter ATP-binding protein — translated: MLRVNNLEAVYQKMILALRGISLHVKEGQIVALLGSNGAGKSTTLKAISGLLAAEDGHITDGTIEFQGEIINNTSPDQLVKKGIFLCMEGRRIFKDLTVEENLYAGAYTRKDRSAIKKDIEKIYGYFPKLKMLEHRKAGYLSGGEQQMLAIGRGLMAKPKLLLLDEPSLGIAPLLVKEIFDNIKKINEEEGLTILVVEQNANIALSIADYGYIIENGRVVMKGEAAALLEDKTISEHYLGTGKGLKKGGIYRRRQRIVW